The following are encoded together in the Zingiber officinale cultivar Zhangliang chromosome 8A, Zo_v1.1, whole genome shotgun sequence genome:
- the LOC122010805 gene encoding auxin-induced protein 15A-like translates to MANYLKSVMRKLQRRLQGGFRKEERVPDDVKTGHVAVHAMAVEGRELQRFIVEVTELGRPEFMRLLERAEEEFGYEQEGVLVVPCCADELQKILNHN, encoded by the coding sequence ATGGCTAATTACTTGAAGAGTGTGATGAGGAAGCTGCAGAGAAGGCTGCAGGGTGGCTTTAGGAAGGAGGAGCGAGTGCCGGATGACGTGAAGACAGGCCACGTCGCGGTGCACGCCATGGCGGTCGAGGGCCGCGAGCTGCAGAGGTTCATCGTGGAGGTGACTGAGCTGGGGAGGCCGGAGTTCATGAGGCTGCTGGAGAGAGCGGAGGAGGAGTTCGGGTATGAGCAGGAGGGCGTGCTGGTCGTGCCTTGCTGTGCTGATGAGCTCCAAAAGATACTTAATCACAATTAA